Within the Bacteroidota bacterium genome, the region CAAAATATTACTGGCGCGCAAGAGCCCGTCATTCGGTTGATACAACGCAATGGACTTCAATTTGGTATTTTACAACAACCGATCAGCTTACCCTGGTTAGCCCAAGTAACGGGGCAACCGGTATTGCCATTGCTCCCATGCTTGACTGGTCGTCCTTAAGTGGTATAACAGGATATCAATATCGGTACAGCACCAATAATAATATGAGTGCAGCAATATACGGGACAACATCAAGCAGCTACAGTTATGTTTATCTTTCCGGACTTGCTTATGGTACGACTTATTATTGGCAGGCAAGGGCGTTCCATACTCAGGATTCGACTCAGTGGACCGCAAGCTGGAATTTCACAACGACTTTTCAGATGCCCACTGCACCAACACTTATAAGCCCGGCTAACGGCAGCACAAATATTGCGCTTACCGGCACCGGATTCCAATGGAGCTCTGTCAGCGGAGCAACATTATATGAATATGCGTATGCCGACAATTCACAATTTAACAATGCCATCACAACAAGTACATCAGTGCTGACCGGCAACAGCGGCGCATTGCAGGGAAGCACAACCTACTACTGGAAAGTGAGGGCATCAAATGGTTTCGGATATTCGCCATGGTCAACGGTATGGTCGTTTACTACGGTAATACAATACAATGTAGCGCCAACGCTGATAAGCCCGCCGAACAACACGGTAAATATTGCGATTTCAGGCACCACGCTGCAATGGTCATCAATAAACGGAGCTACTGTTTATGAATACCAGCTTGCTCTTGATTCGCTGTTTACAGGACCACAGACAGGGACAACATCGCTTCAATCAGCTTTGACAGGCGGTTTGCAAACTGCCGCAACGTATTACTGGAAGGTAAAAGCGGGCAACGGCAATACCTGGAGCCCATGGTCAGTAGTATGGCACTTTTCAACTATCAATCCCATGCCGACAGCACCAAGCCTAATAAGTCCTCCGGATAATTCCACTAATATTCCATTAGCAGGAACGGGGCTGCAATGGTCGTCTGTTGCAGGCGCTACAACATACAACTACCAATATTCAACGGACTCATTATTCGCAACGGCTATCTCAGGAAATACGTCTGCATTAACGACGTCGACTGCAGCACTGAGTGCAACAACAACATATTTCTGGAGAGTTCGTGCAAGCAATGGCACAAATTATTCGCCATGGTCGGTGGTGTGGTCATTTACAACACTTACACCGAGTCTGGCAGCGCCAGTGCTTATCAGCCCGGCCGATAGTGCGACAGGTATTCCTACATCCGGAGCATCCTATCAGTGGTCTTCTGTTTCGGGAGCAACATTCTACGAATATCAATACGATATTGATTCCTTCTTCACAGCCCCTGTAGTAAATACTACTTCGAATAACAGTGCCACCTCTGCATCCTTACAGGCGAGCACTGTTTACTTCTGGCGCGTAAGAGCCGGCGATGGAACTATTTATTCACCATGGAGCACAGTATGGTCATACACAACCGCCAATCTTGTTCTTGCAGCACCGCTGCTGACAAGCCCTTCAGACAATTTAACCAATATACCGATAACAGGTACAAGCCTGCAATGGCAAGGAGTATCGGGAGCCACGTTCTATGAAAGCATGTACGACACTGATTCCCTGTTTACAAATCCGGTAAACGGAAATACAGGAAATTTAAACATTTCAACACTTACGCTTCTTTCAAACACACAATATTTCTGGAAAGTAAGGGCCGGCAATGGATTGATATACTCGCCATGGTCTGAGATTTGGTCGTTCATTACAGAACCTGCAACAGGGATTCAAATAACTTCGGCACAAGGTAAAGTACTTGTTTACCCGAATCCATCGCAGGGAAATTTCAGTGTTCAAATACCTGATGCATCGGTCGGAACGTCACAAATCATCATCACAGATTTGATGGGCAAAATTGTTTTCATAAGTGATTATTTTATTGACAACACCATTGAATTTAAATTGCAAAATCTGAGCAATGGTACCTATATACTTGCATACTGGAGAGGAACGGAAAAAATTACGAAGCCGATAATCATCGCCCGATAGAAATTTTCAGCACAATAAAAAAGGGGAATGCAGAAACGCTGCACTCCCCTTTTTTTTTACTTCTTGAAATTACTTAATCGCCTTCCACAAATTCCTCGGCATCCACATAAACTTCTTTACGTTTGCCCATGAATGAGATGAGCTTTCCGGTGATTACGCCACAAATAATTGAAATGAGGACTGTAATGAGAATTCCACCGAGTTGGTTACCTGCATCCAGACCGTGCACAATGGGAATAGCAGCGAGACCGCCAAAAATACCGGGCATGCCATGAAGATTGGTAACGCCGCAAGTATCTACAGCTTTTAACAGTTTTTTCTGACGCTCACTTACAAGTGCAAAACCGACAGTTGAAATTGCACCGGCCAGTATACCAATAATAATTGCGGAGCCGTGACCGGCTTTATCGCACGTGGAGCCGATAGCAACACCTCCGGCCAATGCCGCGTTTGCAATATCAGCAATACTTATTTTTCCGCGAATAGCAACAGAAAGCAGATACGTTGCAAGCGTACTACCGCAAAGCGCAAAGAATACGTTAATAACGGTATGCGGAATGGCTTCAACAGGAACAAGTGCCGCACAGAAACTCGGCCAAAACAGCCACAGCACCAGACTTCCCAGCATTGAATAGCGGTCGCTGGTCGCATCTGATTCAACCGGTGCATCAATCTCATTTTTTCGGGTGAGTGAAAGAGAAGCTCCGATTCCAAATAATGCG harbors:
- a CDS encoding T9SS type A sorting domain-containing protein — its product is KYYWRARARHSVDTTQWTSIWYFTTTDQLTLVSPSNGATGIAIAPMLDWSSLSGITGYQYRYSTNNNMSAAIYGTTSSSYSYVYLSGLAYGTTYYWQARAFHTQDSTQWTASWNFTTTFQMPTAPTLISPANGSTNIALTGTGFQWSSVSGATLYEYAYADNSQFNNAITTSTSVLTGNSGALQGSTTYYWKVRASNGFGYSPWSTVWSFTTVIQYNVAPTLISPPNNTVNIAISGTTLQWSSINGATVYEYQLALDSLFTGPQTGTTSLQSALTGGLQTAATYYWKVKAGNGNTWSPWSVVWHFSTINPMPTAPSLISPPDNSTNIPLAGTGLQWSSVAGATTYNYQYSTDSLFATAISGNTSALTTSTAALSATTTYFWRVRASNGTNYSPWSVVWSFTTLTPSLAAPVLISPADSATGIPTSGASYQWSSVSGATFYEYQYDIDSFFTAPVVNTTSNNSATSASLQASTVYFWRVRAGDGTIYSPWSTVWSYTTANLVLAAPLLTSPSDNLTNIPITGTSLQWQGVSGATFYESMYDTDSLFTNPVNGNTGNLNISTLTLLSNTQYFWKVRAGNGLIYSPWSEIWSFITEPATGIQITSAQGKVLVYPNPSQGNFSVQIPDASVGTSQIIITDLMGKIVFISDYFIDNTIEFKLQNLSNGTYILAYWRGTEKITKPIIIAR
- a CDS encoding ammonium transporter; amino-acid sequence: MSRTFKTIFVTALLLFGTLGAAFAQDTGVNNISSILDVQKYERAIHIMAMLLLGFGFLMVFVKRYGRSALTATVLVVSVSLPLYYLLSGYNIMGGEKGEIEKLILAEFAAASLLIAAGAVLGRLKMYQYIILALLFIPAYKLNEWIVINDCFHILNHNVADTGGSIVIHAFGALFGIGASLSLTRKNEIDAPVESDATSDRYSMLGSLVLWLFWPSFCAALVPVEAIPHTVINVFFALCGSTLATYLLSVAIRGKISIADIANAALAGGVAIGSTCDKAGHGSAIIIGILAGAISTVGFALVSERQKKLLKAVDTCGVTNLHGMPGIFGGLAAIPIVHGLDAGNQLGGILITVLISIICGVITGKLISFMGKRKEVYVDAEEFVEGD